In Clostridia bacterium, a genomic segment contains:
- a CDS encoding FtsQ-type POTRA domain-containing protein, giving the protein MRKKLIILFSILTFVAVMIIFNSTVFTVKKISAVVTNVQDTSLCQKIIKNADVPVQSIFFLSEKKIKENVSRSVPEVKVIKIERKFPDKLIIHAYKRTKICYIKYDNVFYILGEDLVVIDIINTRPTGIAELFLYNDVDMINARKGFELDIQTIAKIDLLNLIKCIKNIGYQYFELIQKIHYFRKTNDIYLKTFSGVTIHLSNTERLQEKTVIAFSLYNHTPVYRTSGTISAYIDKDGNLKASYRPEELDF; this is encoded by the coding sequence TTGCGCAAAAAATTGATTATTTTATTTTCTATTTTAACTTTTGTAGCTGTTATGATTATTTTTAACAGTACTGTTTTTACTGTTAAGAAAATTTCAGCTGTCGTAACTAATGTTCAAGACACATCGCTTTGCCAAAAGATTATAAAAAACGCTGATGTACCAGTGCAAAGTATTTTTTTTCTTAGCGAAAAAAAGATAAAAGAAAATGTAAGCCGTTCGGTACCTGAAGTTAAGGTAATCAAGATAGAAAGAAAATTTCCTGACAAATTAATAATCCATGCTTATAAGCGCACTAAAATATGCTACATAAAATATGACAATGTGTTTTATATTTTAGGCGAAGATTTGGTTGTGATTGATATAATTAATACAAGACCTACGGGGATCGCTGAATTATTTTTATATAATGATGTAGATATGATCAATGCAAGAAAAGGTTTTGAATTGGATATCCAAACTATCGCGAAAATTGATTTGTTAAATCTTATAAAATGTATTAAAAATATAGGGTATCAATATTTTGAATTAATTCAAAAAATTCATTATTTTAGAAAAACCAATGATATATATCTAAAAACTTTTTCTGGGGTTACCATTCATCTAAGCAACACCGAGAGATTGCAGGAAAAGACGGTTATAGCATTTTCTTTATACAACCATACGCCTGTTTATCGCACCAGCGGAACAATAAGCGCTTATATCGACAAAGACGGCAATCTAAAAGCTTCTTATAGACCAGAAGAACTAGATTTTTAA
- the era gene encoding GTPase Era produces the protein MKSGFIAIVGRPNVGKSSLLNAIIGTKVTIVTPKPQTTRRRTTGVLTQEDTQLVFTDTPGVFKPRNKLGDYMMQEVATATDETDVIMIVLDATDGLTQTDKELLEQYKDATLVVVVNKIDIAKPEQVFPILERLKNYSDIAEIVPVSALTRKNIDELIQVLKKYLKDDVFYYPADQITDLNDMERISEIIREKAMFCLQQEIPHGVAVEIERFSNDNIAEIDALIICEKENHKGIIIGAKGAMLKKIGSMARAELEKMLGKKVFLTLYVKVVKDWRERKNVLYDLGYKS, from the coding sequence ATGAAATCAGGATTTATTGCCATTGTCGGCAGACCTAATGTAGGAAAATCAAGTTTATTGAACGCAATAATTGGAACTAAGGTTACTATTGTTACCCCTAAGCCCCAAACAACTAGACGCAGAACAACTGGAGTTTTAACTCAAGAAGATACGCAGCTTGTGTTTACTGATACGCCAGGTGTTTTCAAACCTCGTAATAAACTGGGCGATTATATGATGCAAGAAGTTGCAACAGCCACAGACGAAACGGATGTAATAATGATTGTTTTGGATGCTACAGATGGTTTGACTCAAACCGATAAGGAGCTGTTGGAGCAATACAAGGATGCGACGCTTGTTGTAGTAGTTAATAAAATTGACATAGCTAAGCCCGAGCAGGTATTTCCTATTTTGGAAAGACTCAAAAATTATAGCGATATAGCAGAAATAGTACCTGTAAGCGCGTTGACAAGAAAAAATATAGATGAATTGATTCAAGTTCTCAAAAAGTATTTAAAAGATGATGTATTTTATTATCCTGCCGACCAAATAACTGACCTTAATGATATGGAGCGTATTTCAGAAATCATTCGTGAAAAAGCTATGTTTTGTTTGCAACAGGAAATTCCTCACGGCGTTGCAGTAGAAATCGAAAGATTTTCTAATGACAATATCGCAGAAATCGATGCATTAATAATATGCGAAAAAGAAAATCATAAAGGAATTATAATAGGCGCAAAAGGCGCAATGCTGAAAAAGATAGGCTCAATGGCGCGAGCTGAACTTGAAAAAATGCTTGGCAAAAAAGTGTTTTTGACCTTGTATGTCAAAGTAGTAAAAGATTGGCGTGAACGAAAAAATGTGCTTTATGATTTGGGTTATAAAAGTTAA